From one Phycodurus eques isolate BA_2022a chromosome 6, UOR_Pequ_1.1, whole genome shotgun sequence genomic stretch:
- the cdkn2a/b gene encoding cyclin-dependent kinase 4 inhibitor B, producing MTTLEDELTSAAATGNATEVERLLRAGADVNAANRLGYTALQAMMMGSTPVAQLLLAAGGDPNVADARTGSTPLHDAARTGFGDTARLLVRFAASPQAKDHADSRPVEVARRHGHADVVAFLETL from the exons ATGACGACTCTGGAGGATGAGCTGACGTCGGCGGCCGCCACGGGGAACGCGACCGAGGTGGAGCGACTCCTCCGGGCAGGGGCGGACGTCAACGCGGCCAACCGGCTCGGTTACACCGCGCTGCAG GCGATGATGATGGGCAGCACCCCGGTGGCCCAGCTCCTGCTGGCGGCTGGCGGCGACCCGAACGTGGCGGACGCGCGCACCGGGAGCACGCCGCTGCACGACGCGGCCCGGACGGGCTTCGGCGACACCGCGCGGCTGCTGGTCCGCTTCGCCGCTTCCCCGCAGGCCAAGGACCACGCCGACTCTCGGCCCGTGGAAGTGGCCCGGAGACACGGCCACGCCGACGTCGTGGCCTTCCTGGAGACTTTGTGa